The following proteins are encoded in a genomic region of Catellatospora sp. TT07R-123:
- a CDS encoding AfsR/SARP family transcriptional regulator, with the protein MEYRLLGPVEVSADGAQVPLGGTKPQTLLAALLLEHGRVVPLTRLIDILWPEDPPETAKAAIHTYVRSLRQALAGHGGDAVIVTRAPGYLAEVVPESLDAYTFERLLAEARRTDAAEEVSELLTAALALWRGPALAGLGASLLAGEADRLEQLRTAATEQRVAADLVLGRHGQVVAELAALVARHPTNERLRGQYMTALYAAGRQSDALAAYQQGRDALSEELGVDPGPELAALHRAILRGDPSLVSASPPERAPKAAPAQLPVAPADFTGRADQTEALLAALAPAAGPGVQVIAGRGGSGKSALAVHVAHQVKASFPDGQLYAELRGMSDTPAEPGEVLGRMLRALGVDFTAVPASAAERAELFRGLLAGRRVLLVLDDAADEQQIRPLLPGEPGCAVLVTARNRLGGLSGARRIDLDVLDPGEALELLGRIAGADRVVAEPDAALAIADLCGHLPLAICIAGARLATRQRWPLGLLADRLADEQRRLDELTIADLQVRAGFELSYRSLGEAARRTLRRLGHLGVPEFSSWIAAWLTDTAESAAEDVVEQLVDAHLVDFSHVDELGQLRYRLHGLVRVFARERAEAEEPAEDLSAAVSRVLGGWLMLADQVTTDAPSDAIGWLRPVVQARPMAARLLAQVRSAPHTWFDLEHTALVVGLERAAVLGLHDLVCQFASARLGPSFLGVNRFAARERINQAALAAAVRAGDRHGEAVMLAELGHLRYLQDRFPEARQQFTEALAVFRDRRTGAAWRWR; encoded by the coding sequence ATGGAATACCGGCTGCTCGGACCGGTCGAGGTCTCGGCCGACGGGGCCCAGGTGCCGCTGGGCGGCACCAAGCCGCAGACGCTGCTGGCCGCGCTGCTGCTGGAACACGGGCGGGTCGTGCCCCTGACGCGGCTGATCGACATCCTGTGGCCGGAGGACCCGCCCGAGACCGCCAAAGCCGCGATCCACACCTACGTCCGATCGCTGCGCCAGGCGCTGGCCGGCCACGGCGGCGACGCGGTGATCGTCACGAGGGCGCCGGGCTACCTGGCCGAGGTCGTGCCCGAGTCGCTGGACGCCTACACGTTCGAGCGGCTGCTGGCCGAGGCCCGCCGGACCGACGCCGCCGAGGAGGTCTCCGAGCTGCTGACGGCCGCGCTGGCGCTGTGGCGGGGCCCGGCCCTGGCGGGTCTGGGCGCCTCGCTGCTGGCCGGTGAGGCCGACCGGCTGGAGCAGCTGCGCACGGCGGCGACCGAGCAGCGGGTCGCCGCCGATCTCGTGCTGGGGCGGCACGGCCAGGTCGTGGCCGAGCTGGCCGCCCTGGTGGCCCGCCACCCGACCAACGAGCGGCTGCGCGGCCAGTACATGACCGCCCTGTACGCGGCCGGCCGCCAGTCCGACGCGCTGGCGGCGTACCAGCAGGGCCGCGACGCCCTGAGCGAGGAGCTCGGCGTCGATCCCGGCCCGGAGCTGGCCGCGCTGCACCGCGCGATCCTGCGCGGCGACCCGTCGCTGGTGTCCGCGTCCCCACCGGAGCGGGCGCCGAAGGCGGCGCCCGCGCAGCTGCCGGTCGCCCCGGCGGACTTCACCGGACGCGCGGACCAGACCGAGGCCCTGCTCGCCGCCCTCGCGCCGGCCGCGGGGCCCGGCGTCCAGGTCATCGCCGGGCGGGGCGGCAGCGGCAAGTCGGCCCTGGCCGTGCACGTCGCCCACCAGGTGAAGGCGTCCTTTCCCGACGGCCAGCTGTATGCCGAGCTGCGCGGGATGAGCGACACCCCGGCTGAGCCCGGCGAGGTGCTGGGGCGGATGCTGCGCGCGCTCGGGGTCGACTTCACGGCCGTGCCCGCGTCGGCCGCGGAACGGGCGGAGCTGTTCCGCGGGCTGCTGGCCGGGCGGCGGGTGCTGCTGGTGCTGGACGACGCCGCCGACGAGCAACAGATCCGGCCGCTGCTGCCGGGCGAGCCGGGCTGCGCGGTGCTGGTCACCGCCCGCAACCGGCTCGGCGGCCTGTCCGGGGCCCGGCGGATCGACCTCGACGTGCTCGATCCGGGAGAGGCGCTCGAACTGCTGGGCCGGATCGCGGGCGCGGACCGGGTGGTGGCCGAGCCCGACGCGGCGCTGGCGATCGCCGACCTGTGCGGTCACCTGCCGCTGGCGATCTGCATCGCCGGTGCCCGGCTGGCCACCCGGCAGCGCTGGCCGCTGGGGCTGCTGGCCGACCGGCTGGCCGACGAGCAGCGCCGCCTGGACGAGCTGACCATCGCCGACCTCCAGGTCCGGGCCGGGTTCGAACTGAGTTACCGCAGCCTGGGGGAGGCGGCGCGGCGGACGCTGCGGCGGCTGGGTCACCTGGGCGTGCCGGAGTTCTCGTCGTGGATTGCGGCGTGGCTGACCGATACGGCGGAGTCTGCTGCCGAGGACGTGGTCGAGCAGCTGGTGGACGCGCACCTGGTGGACTTCAGCCACGTCGACGAGCTGGGGCAGCTGCGATACCGGCTGCACGGGCTGGTGCGGGTGTTCGCGCGCGAGCGCGCCGAGGCCGAGGAACCGGCCGAGGACCTGTCGGCGGCGGTGAGCCGGGTGCTGGGCGGCTGGCTCATGCTGGCCGACCAGGTCACGACCGACGCGCCGTCGGATGCGATCGGCTGGCTGCGGCCGGTGGTGCAGGCAAGGCCGATGGCGGCGCGGCTGCTGGCACAGGTGCGGTCCGCGCCGCACACGTGGTTCGATCTGGAGCACACCGCGCTGGTGGTGGGGTTGGAGCGAGCGGCGGTGCTCGGTCTGCACGACCTGGTCTGCCAGTTCGCCTCGGCCCGGCTGGGGCCGTCGTTCCTCGGCGTCAACCGGTTCGCGGCCCGGGAGCGGATCAACCAGGCGGCGCTGGCCGCGGCCGTGCGCGCGGGGGACCGGCACGGCGAGGCGGTCATGCTGGCGGAGCTCGGGCACCTGCGCTACCTGCAGGACCGGTTCCCGGAGGCCCGGCAGCAGTTCACCGAGGCGCTGGCGGTCTTCCGGGACCGCCGGACGGGCGCGGCATGGCGGTGGCGCTGA
- a CDS encoding GNAT family N-acetyltransferase, which produces MLPDPKTAVRFHPLLAGDADLDRVLSLTSREPVWRLPADRYRAEAAERQYRPEWTWIAQDGEGRVLARALWWGQGDSTHPLALDCLTAADEVPADDRAALAAGLLDAAHAAFREAGAPQPPLYNLMQLPRDWRQDPAHAAAVAWRQESARRAGLTVEVERLQYAWTPEAGVPDAPQRLVFAPEPDDDAFLAAMLRVAEGSLDANTRENENAHGALATAREALAFYRDRPGLREWWRLAYTQDGALVGLAIPSATPYHRNVGYLGVVPELRGRGYVGEILAAITRQHAADGADRITATTDLGNRPMAAAFDRAGYRNTEVRLIFSAPAGSR; this is translated from the coding sequence GTGCTCCCCGACCCCAAGACGGCCGTACGTTTTCACCCGCTGCTCGCAGGTGACGCCGACCTCGACCGGGTCCTGAGCCTGACCTCACGCGAGCCGGTGTGGCGGCTGCCCGCCGACCGCTACCGGGCCGAGGCGGCCGAGCGCCAGTACCGCCCCGAGTGGACATGGATCGCCCAGGACGGCGAAGGCCGTGTGCTCGCGCGTGCGCTGTGGTGGGGCCAGGGCGACAGTACGCATCCGCTGGCCCTGGACTGCCTGACGGCCGCGGACGAGGTGCCCGCCGACGACCGCGCCGCCCTGGCGGCCGGGCTGCTGGACGCCGCGCACGCCGCCTTCCGCGAGGCTGGTGCACCGCAGCCGCCGCTGTACAACCTCATGCAGCTGCCACGTGACTGGCGCCAGGACCCGGCACACGCGGCGGCGGTCGCCTGGCGGCAGGAATCCGCCCGCCGGGCGGGACTGACCGTCGAGGTGGAGCGGCTCCAGTACGCGTGGACGCCCGAGGCTGGCGTGCCGGACGCGCCCCAGCGGCTGGTGTTCGCCCCTGAACCGGACGACGATGCGTTCCTGGCGGCGATGCTGCGGGTGGCCGAGGGCTCCCTCGACGCGAACACCCGCGAGAACGAGAACGCCCACGGGGCGCTGGCCACCGCCCGCGAGGCGTTGGCGTTCTACCGCGACCGGCCCGGCCTGCGGGAGTGGTGGCGCCTGGCGTACACCCAGGACGGCGCCCTGGTTGGGCTGGCCATCCCGTCCGCGACGCCCTACCACCGCAACGTCGGCTACCTCGGCGTGGTGCCGGAGCTGCGCGGCCGCGGCTACGTGGGCGAGATCCTGGCCGCCATCACCCGACAGCACGCCGCCGACGGAGCCGACCGCATCACCGCCACCACCGACCTGGGCAACCGTCCGATGGCGGCGGCGTTCGACCGGGCCGGCTACCGCAACACCGAGGTCCGCCTCATCTTCTCCGCTCCGGCGGGCAGTCGGTAG
- a CDS encoding class I SAM-dependent methyltransferase — MARIAYDDTDAAAYATSRHLRSEDLAAWREAVARHLAPRPGTRLLDLGAGTGIWAQAFTSWYDGIEVVAVEPSAAMRDRCRHQPVLAGDAEAVPLPDGHVDAAWLSTVVHHIPDLAAAARELRRVVRPGGPVLIRSAFPGRLDGLNLVRYFPEAAAVLDTFPSVAQVEAAFATAGLTLAACEPVPQVTASSLRELAANLRREAHTPLQLISDDAYAAGTARLQRAAETDSGPVVDLLDLLVLR; from the coding sequence ATGGCCCGTATCGCCTACGACGACACCGACGCGGCGGCGTACGCCACCAGCCGCCACCTGCGCAGCGAGGACCTGGCCGCCTGGCGTGAGGCCGTCGCGCGGCACCTCGCACCGCGCCCCGGCACCCGCCTGCTCGACCTGGGTGCGGGCACCGGCATCTGGGCGCAGGCCTTCACCTCCTGGTACGACGGCATCGAGGTGGTCGCCGTCGAACCGTCCGCCGCGATGCGGGACCGTTGCCGCCACCAGCCCGTGCTGGCGGGCGACGCCGAGGCGGTCCCGCTGCCCGACGGCCACGTCGACGCGGCCTGGCTGTCCACCGTCGTCCACCACATCCCGGACCTGGCCGCCGCCGCCCGGGAGCTGCGCCGCGTCGTACGCCCCGGCGGCCCGGTGCTGATCCGGTCCGCCTTCCCGGGCCGCCTAGACGGGCTGAACCTGGTCCGGTATTTCCCCGAGGCTGCTGCCGTCCTGGACACCTTCCCCAGCGTTGCGCAGGTCGAAGCCGCGTTCGCCACGGCCGGTCTCACGCTGGCGGCCTGCGAGCCGGTTCCCCAGGTCACCGCGTCGTCGCTGCGCGAACTGGCGGCCAACCTGCGCCGCGAGGCGCACACGCCGCTACAGCTGATCAGCGACGACGCGTACGCCGCCGGAACGGCCCGGCTCCAGCGGGCCGCCGAGACCGACAGCGGCCCGGTGGTCGACCTGCTCGACCTGCTGGTGCTGCGCTGA
- a CDS encoding GNAT family N-acetyltransferase — protein MSAIRQAGPWLEFLADPGDFLAAAGGHLAAEPVLSTVVATGAHRRLTQQAVGITPPGPDWWLVVRDGSGTVIGTGMRSATAEPYPLFLLPMPDEAAVGVARALHARGEQALAVNGALPAVRLCADELARLSGGEVLVNRRTRLHELTELVPPRPVPGTLVAAVEQDLDLVTAWFHAFVTDADEQAGRPRGAGEHELPDQGELLRRIRSGQYWFWTDESGRRVHLTGANPPSFGVARIGPVYTPPEQRGRGWASNAVAEVSRRLQAAGVRACLFTDQANPTSNRVYAALGFRPVMDTANLVIAHSQHAVA, from the coding sequence ATGAGTGCAATCCGGCAGGCAGGCCCGTGGCTGGAGTTCCTCGCCGACCCAGGCGACTTCCTGGCCGCGGCGGGCGGGCACCTGGCCGCCGAACCCGTGCTCAGCACCGTCGTGGCCACGGGCGCCCACCGCAGGCTGACCCAGCAGGCCGTCGGGATCACCCCGCCCGGCCCGGACTGGTGGCTGGTGGTCCGGGACGGCTCGGGCACGGTCATCGGGACCGGGATGCGCTCGGCCACCGCCGAGCCGTACCCGCTGTTCCTGCTGCCGATGCCCGACGAGGCGGCCGTCGGCGTCGCCAGGGCGCTGCACGCGCGCGGCGAGCAGGCGCTCGCGGTCAACGGGGCGCTGCCGGCGGTGCGGCTGTGCGCCGACGAGCTGGCGCGGCTGAGCGGCGGCGAGGTCCTGGTGAACCGCCGGACCCGGCTGCACGAACTCACGGAGCTGGTGCCGCCGCGGCCCGTGCCCGGCACCCTGGTCGCCGCCGTCGAGCAGGACCTCGACCTGGTCACCGCGTGGTTCCACGCGTTCGTGACCGACGCCGACGAGCAGGCGGGGCGGCCGCGCGGCGCGGGCGAGCACGAGCTGCCCGACCAGGGCGAGCTGCTGCGCCGCATCCGCAGCGGCCAGTACTGGTTCTGGACCGACGAGTCCGGCCGCCGGGTGCACCTGACCGGCGCCAACCCGCCGTCGTTCGGGGTGGCGCGCATCGGGCCGGTCTACACCCCGCCCGAGCAGCGCGGCCGCGGCTGGGCCAGCAACGCGGTGGCCGAGGTGTCGCGTCGGCTCCAGGCGGCGGGAGTACGGGCGTGCCTGTTCACCGACCAGGCCAACCCGACGTCCAACCGGGTCTACGCGGCGCTGGGCTTCCGGCCCGTCATGGACACGGCCAACCTCGTCATAGCTCACTCACAGCACGCCGTGGCATGA
- a CDS encoding SGNH/GDSL hydrolase family protein, with protein MPPPRRAALPLLAALILLLLPTPAHAAGPGYTALGDSYASGTGTREYFDTGCQRSNYAYPVLDAARLGATLTFAACAGAKIPDVLNGQLGSLNAQTRYVTVSAGGNDIGWSSVIVQCAKPWPYTCWGDIDKAETYIRNTLPGKLDELYNRIRALAPGATVAVVGYPRLFNGEECNAIARISPGEQAELNAAADLLATTIGGRAAAHGFGFVDARGPFTGHAVCDDVEWLNGTSWPTGESYHPNRTGHTGYAAIVEAALRA; from the coding sequence TTGCCTCCTCCACGCCGTGCCGCCCTACCCCTGCTGGCGGCGCTGATCCTGCTGCTGCTCCCGACCCCCGCCCATGCCGCCGGACCCGGCTACACCGCCCTCGGCGACTCCTACGCCTCCGGCACCGGCACCCGCGAGTATTTCGACACCGGCTGCCAGCGCTCCAACTACGCCTATCCGGTGCTCGACGCCGCCCGGCTGGGCGCCACGCTCACCTTCGCCGCCTGCGCCGGGGCGAAGATCCCCGACGTGCTCAACGGCCAGCTGGGCAGCCTCAACGCCCAGACCCGGTACGTCACCGTCAGCGCGGGCGGCAACGACATCGGCTGGTCGTCGGTGATCGTGCAGTGCGCCAAACCGTGGCCGTACACCTGCTGGGGCGACATCGACAAGGCCGAGACCTACATCCGCAACACGCTGCCCGGCAAGCTCGACGAGCTCTACAACCGCATCCGCGCCCTGGCGCCCGGCGCCACCGTGGCCGTGGTCGGCTACCCCCGCCTGTTCAACGGCGAGGAGTGCAACGCCATCGCCCGGATCTCTCCTGGCGAGCAGGCGGAGCTGAACGCCGCCGCCGACCTGCTCGCGACCACCATCGGCGGCCGGGCCGCCGCGCACGGCTTCGGCTTCGTCGACGCCCGGGGCCCGTTCACCGGCCACGCCGTCTGCGACGATGTCGAATGGCTCAACGGCACGTCCTGGCCGACAGGGGAGTCCTATCACCCCAACCGCACCGGCCACACCGGATACGCCGCGATCGTCGAGGCCGCGCTGCGCGCCTGA
- a CDS encoding glycoside hydrolase family 38 C-terminal domain-containing protein, with amino-acid sequence MHDDRLLVEARLKRVLEERIRPAVYPESVPLAVTIWTAPGEPVPVAEGLAATGIPIAVGDQWGAPWGTSWLTVSGTVPAAWAGRTVEALLDLGFDPNRSGFQCEGLVYRPDGTPVKGLHPRNQWVRIGAPAAGGEQVLLHVEAASNPMILDYQPFRPTDLGDLATAGDKPLYRLERMDLAVFDTTVWELVQDLEVLGELLAELPTDGARRWNIVRAVDRALDVLDLQDVNATAAAAREQLAEVLAAPAEPSAHRISAVGHAHIDSAWLWPLRETVRKVARTTANMTALLRAEPEFVYAMSQAQQYAWVKEHRPEVYALVKQAVAEGRFVPAGGMWVESDTNMPGSEAMARQFVHGKRFFLEEFGVENEEAWLPDTFGFAGGLPQIIKAAGSKWLLTQKISWSQVNRFPHHTFQWEGIDGTRIFTHFPPVDTYNCAMLGREVAHAARNFKDKGRASRSLAPTGYGDGGGGTTREMIAKAARLRDLEGSAVVRWQRPADFFAEAQAEYPEPPVWVGELYLELHRATLTSQARTKQGNRRSEHLLYEAELWSATAAVRAGLPYPHEELDRLWKTVLLHQFHDILPGSSIAWVHREAEATYAAVTAELSAIVDRAQRALAGDPAGGREVVFNAAPHARAGVPARSGRVAAGTGGGCSVTGAPDGGWLLDNGLLRVRVDARGLVVSVYDVAADREALPPGAAANLLQLHPDFPNKWDAWDVDQFYRNTVVDLTGLDELAVAADGPGAVAVRVVRSFGASRVVQTLTLAAGGNRLDVETEVDWHEREKFLKAAFPLDVHTDRYAAETQFGHLFRPTHTNTSWEAAKFEACNHRFVHLQEPDWGVALVTGSTYGHDVTRTVRPDGGTTTTVRLSLLRAPRFPDPHTDQGLHRFSYALVPGARIGDAVREGYGVNLPERRVPGGADVAALISLDAEAVVASAVKLADDRGGDVVVRVYESHGGRASARLTASFDVAAVTVCDLLERPLGTGTAPGVELADGVVHLRLRPFELVTLRLRQG; translated from the coding sequence ATGCACGACGACCGGCTGCTGGTCGAGGCGCGGCTCAAGCGCGTCCTGGAGGAGCGGATCCGCCCGGCGGTCTACCCGGAGTCGGTGCCGCTGGCGGTGACGATCTGGACCGCCCCGGGCGAGCCCGTCCCCGTCGCCGAGGGCCTGGCCGCGACGGGCATCCCGATCGCCGTCGGCGACCAGTGGGGAGCGCCCTGGGGCACCAGCTGGCTGACCGTCTCCGGCACCGTGCCCGCCGCCTGGGCGGGCCGCACCGTCGAGGCCCTGCTCGACCTCGGCTTCGACCCCAACCGGTCCGGCTTCCAGTGCGAGGGCCTGGTCTACCGCCCCGACGGCACCCCGGTGAAGGGCCTGCACCCGCGCAACCAGTGGGTCCGCATCGGCGCACCCGCAGCGGGCGGCGAGCAGGTGCTGCTGCACGTCGAGGCCGCGTCCAACCCGATGATCCTGGACTACCAGCCGTTCCGGCCCACCGACCTGGGCGACCTCGCCACGGCGGGGGACAAGCCGCTGTACCGGCTGGAGCGGATGGACCTGGCCGTGTTCGACACCACGGTGTGGGAGCTGGTCCAGGACCTGGAGGTCCTCGGCGAGCTGCTGGCCGAGCTGCCGACCGACGGCGCCCGCCGCTGGAACATCGTGCGCGCCGTGGACCGGGCGCTGGACGTGCTGGACCTGCAGGACGTCAACGCCACCGCCGCGGCCGCGCGCGAGCAGCTGGCCGAGGTGCTCGCGGCCCCGGCCGAGCCGTCGGCGCACCGGATCAGCGCGGTCGGGCACGCGCACATCGACTCGGCGTGGCTGTGGCCGCTGCGCGAGACCGTACGCAAGGTGGCCCGGACGACGGCGAACATGACGGCGCTGCTGCGCGCCGAGCCCGAGTTCGTCTACGCCATGTCCCAGGCCCAGCAGTACGCCTGGGTCAAGGAGCACCGGCCCGAGGTGTACGCCCTGGTCAAGCAGGCGGTCGCCGAGGGCCGGTTCGTGCCCGCGGGCGGCATGTGGGTCGAGTCCGACACGAACATGCCCGGCTCGGAGGCGATGGCCCGCCAGTTCGTCCACGGCAAGCGGTTCTTCCTGGAGGAGTTCGGCGTCGAGAACGAGGAGGCGTGGCTGCCCGACACGTTCGGGTTCGCCGGGGGCCTGCCGCAGATCATCAAGGCGGCGGGGTCGAAGTGGCTGCTGACGCAGAAGATCTCGTGGAGCCAGGTGAACAGGTTCCCGCACCACACGTTCCAGTGGGAGGGCATCGACGGCACCCGGATCTTCACGCACTTCCCGCCGGTCGACACGTACAACTGCGCGATGCTCGGGCGGGAGGTCGCCCACGCCGCCCGCAACTTCAAGGACAAGGGGCGGGCCAGCCGCTCGCTGGCGCCGACCGGCTACGGCGACGGCGGTGGCGGCACCACCCGCGAGATGATCGCGAAGGCGGCCCGGCTGCGCGACCTGGAGGGTTCGGCGGTCGTGCGGTGGCAGCGCCCGGCGGACTTCTTCGCCGAAGCCCAGGCCGAGTATCCCGAGCCGCCGGTGTGGGTGGGGGAGCTGTACCTGGAGCTGCACCGGGCTACGCTGACCAGCCAGGCCCGGACCAAGCAGGGCAACCGCCGCAGCGAGCACCTGCTGTACGAGGCCGAGCTGTGGTCGGCGACCGCGGCGGTGCGGGCCGGTCTGCCGTACCCCCATGAAGAGCTGGACCGGTTGTGGAAGACGGTGCTGCTGCACCAGTTCCACGACATCCTGCCCGGCTCGTCGATCGCGTGGGTGCACCGCGAGGCCGAGGCCACGTACGCGGCCGTCACCGCGGAGCTGTCGGCGATCGTCGACCGGGCCCAGCGGGCGCTGGCCGGGGACCCGGCGGGCGGCCGCGAGGTGGTCTTCAACGCCGCGCCGCACGCCCGCGCGGGCGTGCCCGCCCGGTCGGGCCGGGTCGCGGCCGGCACCGGCGGCGGCTGCTCGGTCACCGGTGCGCCGGACGGCGGGTGGCTGCTGGACAACGGCCTGCTGCGGGTACGCGTCGACGCGCGCGGCCTGGTCGTGTCCGTGTACGACGTCGCCGCCGACCGGGAGGCGCTCCCGCCCGGTGCCGCCGCGAACCTGCTGCAACTGCATCCGGACTTCCCGAACAAGTGGGACGCCTGGGACGTCGACCAGTTCTACCGCAACACCGTCGTCGACCTGACCGGCCTGGACGAGCTCGCGGTCGCCGCCGACGGACCCGGTGCGGTGGCGGTGCGGGTGGTCCGCTCGTTCGGCGCGTCACGGGTCGTGCAGACGCTCACCCTCGCCGCTGGCGGCAACCGCCTGGACGTCGAGACCGAGGTCGACTGGCATGAGCGGGAGAAGTTCCTCAAGGCCGCGTTCCCGCTGGACGTCCACACCGACCGGTACGCCGCCGAGACGCAGTTCGGGCACCTGTTCCGGCCGACGCACACCAACACGAGCTGGGAGGCGGCGAAGTTCGAGGCGTGCAACCACCGCTTCGTGCACCTGCAGGAGCCGGACTGGGGCGTCGCGCTGGTGACCGGGTCCACCTACGGCCACGACGTCACCCGCACCGTGCGCCCCGACGGGGGCACGACCACCACGGTACGGCTGTCGCTGCTGCGCGCCCCGCGCTTCCCCGACCCGCACACCGACCAGGGTCTGCATCGCTTCAGCTACGCCCTGGTGCCCGGCGCGCGCATCGGTGACGCCGTACGCGAGGGCTACGGCGTCAACCTGCCCGAACGCCGCGTGCCCGGCGGTGCCGACGTGGCGGCGCTGATCAGCCTCGACGCCGAGGCCGTGGTCGCCTCCGCGGTGAAGCTGGCCGACGACCGCGGCGGCGACGTCGTGGTGCGGGTGTACGAGTCGCACGGCGGCCGCGCCAGCGCCCGCCTGACCGCGTCCTTCGACGTCGCCGCCGTCACCGTGTGCGACCTGCTGGAACGCCCGCTCGGCACGGGCACCGCCCCCGGCGTCGAACTCGCCGACGGGGTCGTCCACCTGCGCCTGCGCCCCTTCGAGCTGGTCACGCTGCGGCTGCGGCAGGGCTGA
- a CDS encoding histidine phosphatase family protein, whose translation MRTRMVLVRHGDSMHRADGVVGGPRGCGGLTERGFEQARTVAATLAVRAHRDGWEGPVSVYTSTRLRAVQTADAVAAAFGAQAVQECGLCTWHVPDYADGMLLEQFLREHDAPGGGVFRPFQDGNESPAELLTRISRALVEIAARHRGSTAVVVAHAETVAASFTALGLLGHWHPFDLTTVGNAAVTEWLTDADPAAFPPPRWTLARFNA comes from the coding sequence GTGCGTACCCGGATGGTGCTGGTCAGGCATGGCGACTCGATGCACAGGGCCGACGGGGTGGTCGGCGGTCCGCGCGGCTGCGGCGGCCTCACCGAGCGCGGGTTCGAGCAGGCCCGGACGGTCGCGGCGACGCTCGCCGTGCGGGCGCACCGCGACGGCTGGGAGGGGCCGGTGTCGGTGTACACCTCGACCCGGCTGCGGGCGGTGCAGACCGCCGACGCGGTGGCCGCGGCCTTCGGGGCGCAGGCGGTCCAGGAATGCGGGCTGTGCACCTGGCACGTGCCGGACTACGCCGACGGCATGCTGCTTGAGCAGTTCCTGCGCGAGCACGACGCGCCGGGCGGCGGGGTGTTCCGGCCGTTCCAGGACGGCAACGAGTCCCCGGCAGAGCTGCTCACGCGGATCAGCCGGGCACTGGTGGAGATCGCGGCCCGGCATCGCGGGTCGACCGCGGTGGTGGTCGCGCACGCCGAGACGGTCGCCGCGTCGTTCACCGCGCTCGGCCTGCTCGGCCACTGGCACCCGTTCGACCTGACCACCGTCGGCAACGCCGCGGTGACCGAGTGGCTGACCGACGCCGACCCGGCCGCGTTCCCGCCACCGCGCTGGACCCTGGCCCGGTTCAACGCCTGA
- a CDS encoding helix-turn-helix domain-containing protein — MAAPTMTLTGRLADRDSWTAERCSIDLALGVVGPRSGMLIMREAHYGTTRFDDFVNRVGITEKVAAGRLRELVEAGLLERRPYREPGARTRHEYVLTPAGADLAPVLLALMQWGDRHRTGERGPALHAEHRGCGAPVTVQPVCARGHTVPEDEIALSPAPPR, encoded by the coding sequence GTGGCTGCCCCGACGATGACCCTTACCGGCAGGCTCGCCGACCGGGACTCCTGGACGGCGGAGCGCTGCTCGATCGACCTCGCGCTCGGCGTGGTCGGGCCCCGGTCGGGCATGCTGATCATGCGGGAGGCCCACTACGGCACCACCCGCTTCGACGACTTCGTCAACCGGGTCGGCATCACCGAGAAGGTCGCCGCCGGACGGCTGCGCGAGCTGGTCGAGGCGGGCCTGCTCGAACGCCGCCCCTACCGCGAGCCCGGCGCCCGCACCCGCCACGAGTACGTGCTGACCCCCGCCGGAGCCGACCTGGCGCCCGTACTGCTGGCGCTGATGCAGTGGGGCGACCGGCACCGCACCGGTGAGCGCGGCCCCGCGCTGCACGCCGAGCACCGCGGCTGCGGCGCCCCGGTGACCGTCCAGCCCGTCTGCGCCCGGGGCCACACCGTGCCCGAGGACGAGATCGCGCTCAGCCCGGCCCCGCCGCGCTGA
- a CDS encoding SDR family oxidoreductase — protein MGTATPGARAPRLAGQTVVLLGGSAGIGLETARLARAEGADVVLVGRDAGRVQQAAAEVGATGSAVFDATDGERLDGFFAQLAGPIDHVLATVGGNYYTRLADVDFAQVHGLVDDHLILPLRLARATREKMRPSGSLLFMGGTGGRRPALGQLVSGALTAAGPALVANLALELAPVRVNLIAAGFVDTPLSARLLGDDLEHRREQLRATLPIGRVVGPADVAALALELMTNTALTGATYDIDGGQQLV, from the coding sequence ATGGGTACCGCGACACCGGGGGCGCGTGCACCGAGACTGGCCGGGCAGACCGTGGTCCTGCTCGGTGGCAGCGCCGGCATCGGGCTGGAGACGGCGCGGCTGGCCCGTGCCGAGGGCGCCGACGTGGTGCTGGTGGGACGGGACGCCGGGCGGGTCCAGCAGGCCGCCGCCGAGGTGGGCGCGACCGGCAGCGCGGTGTTCGACGCGACCGACGGCGAGCGCCTGGACGGGTTCTTCGCGCAGCTGGCGGGCCCGATCGACCACGTGCTGGCCACCGTCGGCGGCAACTACTACACGCGACTGGCCGACGTGGACTTCGCGCAGGTCCACGGCCTGGTCGACGACCATCTGATCCTGCCGCTGCGGCTGGCCCGCGCCACGCGGGAGAAGATGCGGCCGTCGGGGTCGCTGCTGTTCATGGGCGGGACCGGCGGGCGGCGGCCCGCGCTCGGGCAGCTGGTGTCCGGGGCGCTCACCGCGGCGGGGCCCGCGCTGGTGGCCAATCTGGCGCTGGAGCTCGCGCCGGTGCGGGTCAACCTGATCGCGGCCGGGTTCGTGGACACGCCGCTGTCGGCCCGGCTGCTCGGCGACGACCTGGAGCACCGCCGCGAGCAGCTGCGGGCGACGCTGCCGATCGGGCGCGTGGTCGGGCCCGCCGACGTCGCCGCGCTGGCGCTGGAGCTGATGACCAACACGGCGCTGACGGGCGCGACGTACGACATCGACGGCGGGCAGCAGCTGGTCTGA